One stretch of Novosphingobium pentaromativorans US6-1 DNA includes these proteins:
- a CDS encoding ribbon-helix-helix protein, CopG family, whose protein sequence is MTRPKSLQVHVTVELAERVRAAAKRRDISVSEWIRSLLSQACENDDLASKLETSVDRVSRQSVFTMVGVDALLAGHADHGLRERAHQAYARKCKELGLSVNAGEGGSDEA, encoded by the coding sequence ATGACACGGCCAAAATCTCTCCAGGTACATGTCACCGTCGAGCTCGCTGAGCGGGTTCGTGCTGCAGCAAAGCGGCGCGATATCAGCGTCAGCGAATGGATCCGGTCGCTGCTTTCGCAGGCATGCGAAAATGATGATCTTGCATCCAAGCTCGAAACATCGGTGGACCGCGTCAGCCGTCAATCAGTGTTCACAATGGTCGGCGTCGATGCCCTTCTCGCAGGGCATGCCGATCACGGTCTGCGTGAGCGAGCCCATCAAGCCTACGCGCGCAAATGCAAGGAACTGGGGCTCTCCGTAAACGCCGGCGAGGGAGGTTCCGATGAAGCGTAA
- a CDS encoding DUF6437 family protein, giving the protein MARSKPSARNALKKLREQREELDAQEARLREEAAGELGKVLLECGAETIEPAQLKQLIRASLTIGIDDALKRLSPA; this is encoded by the coding sequence ATGGCCAGGTCCAAACCGAGCGCGCGTAATGCGCTCAAGAAGCTGCGCGAGCAGCGCGAAGAACTCGACGCACAGGAGGCCAGGCTGCGCGAGGAAGCAGCCGGCGAACTGGGCAAGGTTCTTCTCGAATGCGGAGCCGAGACTATCGAACCTGCGCAACTGAAGCAGCTCATCCGCGCATCGCTCACCATCGGGATCGACGATGCTCTCAAAAGGCTCTCCCCCGCCTGA
- a CDS encoding single-stranded DNA-binding protein: protein MTNLVILVGRIARDPETRTTQGGTNITSISVVTDRPARKDGKTYKDENGYTAKDSEFHRVTCFNGLGQNVAKYCTKGQLVTVEGRIHYTQWEDQDGTKRYGCEIIADKVDFLTKGRASNNEGAPDIDED, encoded by the coding sequence ATGACCAATCTCGTTATCCTCGTTGGCCGCATCGCTCGCGACCCCGAAACCCGCACTACCCAGGGCGGCACCAACATCACCTCGATCTCGGTCGTCACCGACCGTCCCGCCCGCAAGGACGGCAAGACCTACAAGGACGAAAACGGCTACACCGCCAAGGACAGCGAATTCCACCGCGTGACCTGCTTCAACGGTCTCGGCCAGAACGTCGCCAAGTACTGCACCAAGGGCCAGCTCGTGACGGTCGAGGGGCGCATCCACTATACGCAGTGGGAAGACCAGGACGGCACCAAGCGCTACGGCTGCGAGATCATCGCCGACAAGGTGGACTTCCTCACCAAAGGCCGAGCGTCGAACAATGAAGGTGCGCCCGACATCGATGAGGACTGA
- a CDS encoding DUF6915 family protein has protein sequence MAHCYYHALSSVRKWGGVVEDYLPLHQWFDQSKAIFADPRHRALRHHAEGIFMLETLFGPTIVNADSPVVPVRLVGEQHVREDLGTIPSFADWGRLITPQDWMLRGQRLDEPMPLGAVETGAGGAFSGGHSSSSGRAFVVEI, from the coding sequence ATGGCTCATTGCTATTATCACGCCCTATCGTCGGTTCGGAAATGGGGAGGGGTGGTGGAAGATTACCTGCCGCTCCACCAATGGTTTGACCAGTCGAAGGCGATCTTTGCTGATCCGCGGCACCGGGCCCTTCGGCACCATGCCGAAGGCATATTCATGCTCGAAACGCTGTTCGGGCCTACTATCGTCAACGCCGACAGCCCTGTTGTGCCCGTTCGCCTTGTAGGCGAGCAGCACGTCCGCGAGGACTTGGGTACGATTCCTTCTTTTGCGGATTGGGGGCGCCTCATCACACCCCAAGACTGGATGTTGCGGGGTCAACGTCTGGACGAGCCTATGCCGCTTGGCGCTGTCGAGACTGGTGCTGGCGGTGCGTTTTCAGGAGGTCATTCGTCGTCTTCGGGACGAGCTTTCGTAGTCGAGATATGA
- a CDS encoding DUF6878 family protein codes for MTDFQAIMADFTVRQAERAAQAQSEIQRLKAAIIAPLRNAEIARVEIRFDGCGDSGAVEECVFSDAVGASVPCPEVTIDCAGEGDDQSLNSAIEQLTSLALERHHPGWEINDGACGELIIDVATPSFVLDCQLRYTATDDHSTDL; via the coding sequence ATGACTGATTTTCAGGCAATCATGGCGGACTTTACTGTCCGCCAGGCCGAACGCGCGGCGCAGGCACAAAGTGAAATCCAACGGCTCAAGGCAGCTATCATTGCCCCGCTGCGGAATGCCGAAATTGCCCGCGTAGAAATCCGTTTCGATGGGTGCGGCGACAGCGGTGCGGTCGAAGAATGCGTCTTCTCTGACGCCGTCGGGGCGAGTGTTCCGTGTCCCGAAGTTACGATCGACTGTGCTGGAGAAGGCGACGACCAGAGCCTCAATTCCGCCATCGAACAACTGACCTCCCTTGCTCTCGAACGCCATCATCCCGGATGGGAAATCAATGATGGTGCTTGCGGCGAACTGATCATCGACGTGGCTACGCCGAGCTTCGTTCTGGACTGCCAGCTGCGTTACACGGCGACCGACGACCATTCGACTGATCTCTAG
- a CDS encoding DUF2493 domain-containing protein translates to MHSSFSDQLAGLDLSGFSIGPAPVSTNDFPVHDAVVQTLEAVWSDLFAMVSGTALEADAEDLGWAFVNIFHRSATRKSTAVDRATDEVRALLATADGSEIHTHELETQVERAQCAEGAMIALEEMREVAAALYLNEFGSSWKPVSSSRFNHSAMLTSTLVEGREFVRARSEAKRRAAMPEGTPVIFAGGRTRHPNEQDALTFANNVWATLDKVHDRVPDMVLVHGGDTKGVDRLASSWAERRNIPQISFSLDMRLGARAGFKRNERMLSLDPRYVVAFPGNGVLERLVIEAKSRRITVVDRRGPLGTSPKRAAQATD, encoded by the coding sequence ATGCACTCATCATTTTCTGACCAACTTGCCGGCCTCGATCTTTCCGGTTTTTCGATTGGTCCTGCCCCAGTTTCCACCAATGATTTTCCAGTCCACGATGCGGTCGTCCAGACGCTCGAAGCGGTCTGGTCCGATCTATTTGCGATGGTCTCTGGGACTGCGCTGGAGGCCGATGCCGAGGACCTCGGCTGGGCGTTCGTCAACATCTTCCACCGTTCCGCGACCCGCAAATCGACCGCAGTTGACCGCGCAACCGACGAAGTCCGAGCGCTCCTGGCCACTGCCGATGGATCCGAAATTCATACCCATGAACTCGAGACCCAGGTTGAGCGTGCGCAGTGTGCCGAAGGGGCCATGATCGCTCTCGAAGAGATGCGCGAAGTGGCCGCTGCCCTCTATCTCAACGAATTCGGCTCCTCGTGGAAGCCCGTGTCGAGTTCGCGCTTCAATCACAGCGCCATGCTGACTTCCACGCTTGTCGAGGGGCGCGAGTTCGTCCGAGCCCGGTCCGAAGCCAAGCGCCGCGCCGCCATGCCAGAAGGTACGCCGGTGATATTTGCCGGTGGCCGCACACGCCATCCAAACGAGCAGGACGCTCTCACTTTTGCCAACAACGTCTGGGCTACTCTGGACAAGGTTCACGACCGGGTTCCTGACATGGTTCTTGTCCACGGCGGTGATACCAAGGGCGTTGACCGTTTGGCATCTTCATGGGCGGAACGACGCAACATCCCGCAAATCAGCTTCTCTCTCGACATGCGCCTGGGGGCACGCGCAGGCTTCAAGCGCAACGAGCGTATGCTCTCGCTTGACCCCCGTTATGTCGTCGCCTTTCCCGGAAACGGGGTCCTGGAGCGCCTCGTCATCGAAGCGAAATCCCGTCGGATTACCGTCGTCGATCGCCGCGGTCCGCTTGGAACTTCTCCCAAGCGCGCGGCTCAGGCTACCGACTGA
- a CDS encoding ArdC family protein, which produces MAYRKGQSGAVSPATRITQEIIARLESGTKPWIKPWRGVPVSRPLRACGIPYRGMNVFWLWMVADMCGYASPFWMTYNQAKELGAQVRKGEKSTIAIFYKSYTKEVEAPETGEKTDENRRVLKAYPVFNADQVEGLPERFHPAATLEVVEPEGRQAELDSFFARIPAVLRHQGDEAYYEPVADRVTMPPAHLFSGFDHYYATLAHELSHWTGHASRLDRNLKNRFGSAAYAAEELIAELSSAMLGAELGLPVTHLDSHASYIEHWLKLLKQDDRAILTAAAKAEEASRLLLRLGGRISADDTDEASADAALAA; this is translated from the coding sequence ATGGCCTATCGCAAGGGACAAAGCGGCGCAGTGTCGCCTGCTACCCGTATCACCCAGGAAATCATCGCACGCCTCGAGTCAGGCACGAAGCCGTGGATCAAGCCATGGCGCGGTGTGCCAGTCTCGCGCCCATTGCGGGCGTGCGGCATCCCTTATCGCGGCATGAATGTATTCTGGCTCTGGATGGTTGCCGACATGTGCGGTTACGCCTCGCCGTTCTGGATGACCTACAATCAGGCCAAAGAACTGGGCGCACAGGTGCGCAAGGGTGAAAAATCCACCATCGCCATCTTCTACAAGAGCTACACCAAGGAAGTCGAAGCCCCCGAAACCGGCGAAAAAACCGACGAAAATCGTCGTGTGCTGAAGGCCTATCCGGTTTTCAATGCTGATCAGGTCGAAGGTCTGCCGGAACGTTTCCATCCCGCCGCGACGCTTGAGGTGGTAGAGCCCGAGGGCCGTCAGGCTGAACTCGACTCATTCTTTGCCCGTATTCCGGCCGTGCTGCGGCATCAGGGCGACGAAGCCTATTATGAGCCAGTGGCTGACCGGGTGACAATGCCGCCCGCGCATCTCTTCTCGGGCTTCGACCACTATTACGCGACGCTCGCGCACGAGCTGTCGCATTGGACCGGCCATGCCAGTCGCCTCGACCGCAATCTCAAGAATCGATTTGGTTCTGCAGCTTACGCTGCCGAGGAACTCATTGCCGAACTTTCGAGCGCTATGCTTGGCGCTGAACTCGGTCTGCCAGTCACCCACCTCGATAGCCATGCCAGCTATATCGAGCACTGGCTCAAGCTCCTGAAGCAGGATGACCGTGCCATTCTCACCGCTGCCGCGAAGGCTGAGGAAGCATCAAGGCTTTTGCTCAGACTCGGAGGACGGATCTCTGCCGATGATACCGACGAAGCGTCTGCCGACGCTGCGTTGGCCGCCTGA
- a CDS encoding ParB/RepB/Spo0J family partition protein has product MIKSIPLAKLVQSPRNVRRHGDPAADSELKASIAAHGLLQNLIVRPAARGKFEVEAGERRRCALLALAEEKVLPKGYEVICLVLDDDAEIAVETSLAENFHRLAMNPADEAQAFAALIDAGASTEDVARRFGLTVRFVEGRLRLATLAPVVFDALASGEITLDLAKAFGATSDREIQARVYEQASSGYYAPSADSIRRMVLSGTVRGSDARARLVGRDAYIAAGGRIERELFDDDDSESWVDVALLETLASEEMEKRAKSLAAEQGLAWVKPTLDAYASHDLVEGLIRLPAESAPLTDAELARLDELDASYDEHAAILEDEDSAEEAVAAAEASIEAIERECQDIRAKPPELAPELKADAGMILVLSRDGTPVLQPVFYGERDIEVVGDDDVVEVVASVGSDGKRRAALSKRLVDELAMQRRDVLALHVASDPGLSLDIMVFTLADADTHDWRSRAATTLRGGVPAGPIVGFEAKDAPASASLADLRSGLDESWRSGEDASSRFKMFRALADESRAAWLGFVVARTLEASLNMAGERQITFQDHLGSTIGIDMAQWWRPTAANYFDRVSKQVILDALTDVGGLELSSRFASVKKGDLAMSAERVFAGTYITEVEVRERALAWVPEVMRFADQPEIPADNEAQSPDADFVANDDNQPPSELAA; this is encoded by the coding sequence ATGATCAAGTCGATCCCGCTGGCCAAGTTGGTCCAGTCCCCTCGCAATGTGCGCCGTCACGGTGACCCAGCCGCAGATTCCGAACTGAAAGCGAGCATCGCAGCCCATGGGTTGTTGCAGAACCTCATCGTTCGGCCTGCTGCTCGTGGCAAATTCGAGGTCGAAGCCGGAGAGCGCCGCCGGTGCGCCTTGCTGGCGCTTGCCGAAGAGAAAGTCCTTCCGAAGGGCTACGAGGTTATCTGCCTCGTGCTTGATGACGATGCGGAAATCGCAGTCGAAACGAGCCTGGCCGAGAACTTCCATCGCCTCGCGATGAACCCCGCCGACGAAGCGCAGGCGTTCGCTGCCCTTATTGACGCTGGTGCCTCGACGGAAGATGTCGCGCGCAGGTTCGGACTGACGGTCCGCTTCGTCGAAGGCCGGCTGCGTCTCGCGACCCTCGCGCCTGTCGTCTTCGATGCTCTGGCATCCGGTGAAATCACTCTCGATCTCGCCAAAGCTTTCGGCGCGACCTCCGACCGGGAAATTCAGGCTCGCGTCTATGAACAGGCGTCTTCGGGTTATTATGCGCCCAGCGCCGACAGCATCCGGCGCATGGTGCTCTCTGGCACGGTTCGCGGCAGCGACGCCCGAGCCCGTCTTGTTGGCCGCGACGCCTATATCGCTGCAGGTGGCCGGATCGAACGCGAACTCTTCGACGACGATGACAGCGAGTCCTGGGTCGATGTCGCGCTTCTGGAAACCCTCGCCTCGGAGGAGATGGAGAAACGCGCCAAGTCGCTCGCAGCAGAGCAGGGCCTTGCCTGGGTCAAGCCGACGCTTGACGCCTATGCCAGTCACGATCTCGTCGAAGGCCTCATTCGCCTTCCGGCCGAGTCGGCTCCGTTGACTGACGCCGAACTGGCCCGCCTTGACGAGCTCGATGCCTCGTACGACGAGCATGCGGCCATTCTTGAGGACGAAGACAGCGCCGAAGAAGCAGTTGCCGCGGCCGAGGCTTCGATCGAAGCGATCGAACGCGAATGCCAGGACATTCGGGCAAAGCCCCCGGAGCTGGCGCCCGAACTGAAGGCCGATGCCGGAATGATCCTCGTTCTCTCGCGCGACGGCACACCGGTCCTCCAGCCGGTGTTCTACGGCGAGCGCGATATCGAAGTCGTTGGTGACGACGATGTCGTCGAAGTCGTGGCGAGTGTCGGCAGTGATGGCAAACGCCGTGCAGCGCTTTCCAAGCGTCTGGTCGACGAACTTGCGATGCAACGTCGGGACGTGCTCGCGCTCCACGTGGCATCGGATCCCGGCCTTTCGCTCGACATCATGGTCTTCACCCTCGCGGATGCCGACACCCACGACTGGCGGTCACGCGCGGCCACGACCCTGCGTGGCGGCGTCCCTGCGGGTCCGATTGTCGGGTTCGAAGCGAAGGATGCGCCTGCAAGCGCATCCCTTGCGGACCTGCGCTCGGGTCTCGATGAGAGTTGGCGATCTGGCGAAGACGCTTCGTCGCGCTTCAAGATGTTTCGGGCACTCGCCGATGAAAGCCGCGCAGCATGGCTCGGCTTCGTCGTCGCTCGCACGCTCGAGGCGAGCCTCAACATGGCAGGCGAACGTCAGATCACGTTTCAGGATCATCTGGGCAGCACGATCGGCATTGACATGGCGCAATGGTGGCGTCCGACCGCGGCAAACTACTTCGACCGCGTCTCAAAGCAGGTCATCCTTGATGCGCTCACCGATGTTGGCGGTTTGGAACTGTCCTCACGCTTCGCATCGGTGAAAAAGGGCGATCTTGCGATGAGCGCCGAGCGCGTCTTCGCGGGGACCTACATCACCGAGGTCGAAGTTCGGGAAAGGGCCCTCGCCTGGGTGCCTGAAGTCATGCGTTTTGCCGACCAGCCGGAAATTCCTGCCGATAACGAAGCGCAAAGTCCCGACGCGGATTTCGTCGCCAACGACGACAATCAGCCTCCGAGCGAGCTGGCCGCCTGA
- a CDS encoding argonaute/piwi family protein, translated as MTFTFETRCIPEPDLEFGDGGLFLDPRVGLMRHGPLQPKPGDLIRIGVVGTSDTVDGFAKYIDRAMQGIPSDNEKLGNLHPDFPGLGNQNPFRCRFEVPREACQTVLQSEIKRIVAIRNHEEAVRAAVDLLIAQARILLEGTSRPEVIVIALPKVLIEKVVNARSIVSEDDDDDDEEEAGPTELNFRDLFKAKALSLSVPTQIAWPSVWDDAFKLSRKMKTTERKVQGPATRAWNLLNAIFYKAGRVPWRLPKSDGYETCYLGIGFYRDLDGHRLWTSTAQMFDERGKGLILRGARARTDRPGKHPYLARADACDLVKRSLETYFEHHRTMPARIVILKTSRFENSESRGFAEAIEEMRVAMTDMVWVSEGGHVALFREGDYPALRGSFVRIGNDGILYTRGSVPYYGTYPGARMPNALQLRPYECETSLDEIATEILALTKMNWNSTQFDHALPIPIRAAREVGRVLKHVSYAERDQPDFRYYM; from the coding sequence GTGACATTCACATTCGAAACTCGCTGTATTCCCGAGCCAGATCTCGAATTTGGGGATGGCGGCCTGTTCCTCGACCCGCGTGTCGGATTGATGCGCCACGGCCCTCTGCAGCCAAAGCCTGGCGACCTGATTCGGATCGGAGTGGTAGGCACATCTGATACGGTCGATGGGTTTGCCAAATACATCGACCGCGCGATGCAAGGTATCCCGAGCGACAATGAAAAACTGGGGAATTTGCATCCAGATTTCCCCGGGCTTGGAAACCAGAACCCCTTTCGCTGCCGCTTCGAAGTGCCTCGGGAAGCCTGCCAGACGGTTCTTCAATCCGAGATAAAGAGGATTGTTGCGATAAGGAACCACGAGGAAGCGGTTCGCGCCGCTGTCGATCTGCTGATCGCGCAGGCGCGCATTTTGCTTGAGGGCACTTCGCGTCCCGAGGTGATCGTCATCGCCCTACCGAAAGTTCTGATCGAAAAGGTGGTCAACGCACGTAGCATCGTGTCCGAAGATGATGATGACGATGATGAGGAGGAAGCCGGCCCTACCGAGCTCAATTTCCGTGATCTGTTCAAGGCAAAGGCGTTGAGCCTTAGCGTGCCGACGCAGATTGCTTGGCCTTCGGTCTGGGATGACGCCTTCAAGCTTTCCAGGAAGATGAAAACCACTGAGCGCAAGGTGCAAGGCCCAGCTACGCGGGCTTGGAACCTGCTCAACGCGATTTTCTACAAGGCCGGTCGCGTGCCGTGGCGTCTACCCAAATCCGACGGATATGAAACATGCTATCTTGGTATCGGATTTTATCGGGACCTGGACGGCCATCGGCTTTGGACAAGCACCGCTCAGATGTTTGACGAGCGGGGTAAAGGGCTGATCCTTCGCGGAGCGAGGGCTCGTACTGATCGGCCAGGAAAGCACCCCTATCTGGCCCGCGCAGATGCTTGCGATCTCGTCAAGCGCTCGCTTGAGACTTATTTTGAGCATCACCGCACGATGCCGGCCCGGATCGTCATTCTGAAGACGTCCCGCTTCGAGAATAGCGAATCTCGTGGCTTCGCAGAAGCTATCGAAGAGATGCGCGTCGCCATGACTGATATGGTTTGGGTATCGGAAGGTGGCCATGTAGCCCTCTTCCGGGAAGGTGATTACCCCGCGCTCAGGGGGAGCTTCGTCCGCATTGGAAACGACGGCATCCTCTACACGCGGGGTAGCGTCCCATACTACGGCACCTACCCGGGCGCACGAATGCCCAACGCACTACAGCTTCGGCCCTATGAATGTGAAACCTCGCTGGACGAAATAGCTACCGAAATCCTTGCCTTAACCAAGATGAATTGGAACTCGACCCAATTCGATCACGCACTTCCCATCCCCATCCGAGCAGCGCGGGAAGTCGGACGGGTTTTGAAGCACGTTAGCTATGCCGAGCGAGATCAGCCCGACTTTCGCTATTACATGTGA
- a CDS encoding DUF4365 domain-containing protein: MKTLTDNQLTGELGETVVKSKILELGHVFEGRGRLETGIDGTIEFRDPVTRSMTGLTVAVQVKTTKSTKYVGESDDEFEYSVRQQDIDYWKRCSLPVALILYRQEDGSLYWRDVEAGEEGDERRLKFRKDRDRLDSSSIERLAAMAVRRGKDGTFLPSLRVGEQAHLNLMHVGLPSSIFVGESPFASGRDAVPELLRADGHHFDWVIRGRRFLSFRNPEGTPLEAIVDIDTVEEVDTEDVSISDDHDDAVMMIELLRRTMAEQFSDILAFDRKARLFYFKAEERYQQRRYFYRSLRETTSATVVQVYDYKKGKRKGQVNYLRHHAFSPRFQQIGSNWFLSISPTFVFTEDGFRPHRFASDLLAGKKRLDRNGSIRGQMMMFRFLLSGIDLQPHAKFDLFQEAEEVSPVLTFNVVEPVAMEAAVPENAWSETDPNAKRMKVQDDESTQGELGVGV, from the coding sequence ATGAAGACTCTCACGGACAACCAGCTGACTGGCGAGTTGGGTGAAACCGTAGTCAAAAGCAAGATTCTTGAGCTCGGCCACGTTTTCGAAGGCCGTGGGCGCCTGGAAACGGGCATCGATGGGACGATCGAATTTCGAGATCCCGTTACGCGCTCCATGACCGGTCTCACCGTCGCAGTTCAAGTGAAGACGACGAAGTCCACCAAATATGTCGGCGAAAGTGACGACGAGTTTGAATACAGCGTTCGCCAGCAGGATATCGATTATTGGAAGCGTTGCAGTCTCCCTGTCGCACTGATCCTCTACCGACAGGAAGACGGATCACTCTATTGGCGCGACGTTGAGGCTGGAGAGGAAGGGGATGAACGGCGCCTCAAATTTCGCAAGGATCGAGATCGCCTCGATTCCAGCTCGATCGAGCGCCTGGCTGCAATGGCAGTCCGCCGCGGTAAGGATGGCACATTCCTCCCATCGCTTCGAGTGGGCGAGCAAGCGCATCTAAATCTGATGCACGTCGGACTGCCTTCATCGATCTTCGTTGGCGAAAGTCCTTTTGCCTCGGGCCGTGACGCGGTTCCGGAGTTATTGCGCGCTGACGGCCATCACTTCGATTGGGTTATTCGCGGCCGCCGTTTTCTGTCCTTTCGCAATCCCGAAGGTACACCGCTCGAAGCGATTGTCGATATCGACACGGTCGAGGAAGTCGATACGGAAGACGTGTCGATTAGCGATGATCATGATGATGCGGTGATGATGATCGAACTGCTGCGCCGGACAATGGCTGAACAGTTCTCGGATATCCTCGCTTTCGACCGAAAAGCCCGGCTCTTCTATTTCAAGGCCGAAGAGAGGTATCAGCAGAGGCGATATTTCTATCGATCCCTGCGCGAAACGACATCCGCGACGGTCGTCCAAGTTTACGACTACAAGAAGGGAAAACGCAAAGGACAGGTCAACTACCTTCGCCACCACGCTTTCTCACCTCGCTTCCAGCAAATCGGAAGCAATTGGTTTCTATCGATTTCCCCAACCTTTGTGTTCACCGAAGACGGTTTCCGTCCTCATAGGTTCGCCTCCGATCTCCTTGCTGGGAAGAAGAGGCTCGATCGTAACGGATCGATACGCGGACAGATGATGATGTTCCGTTTTCTGCTTTCAGGAATTGATCTTCAGCCGCACGCGAAGTTCGATCTTTTTCAAGAAGCCGAGGAAGTCAGCCCGGTTCTGACATTCAACGTCGTTGAACCCGTAGCCATGGAAGCGGCCGTTCCTGAGAACGCTTGGTCCGAAACAGATCCGAACGCCAAACGGATGAAGGTTCAGGACGATGAGTCCACACAGGGCGAGTTGGGAGTAGGCGTGTGA
- a CDS encoding RES family NAD+ phosphorylase: protein MIDPKAIPVAQVEWKGAVRIIRSAFPPIDLFEDIADPADWPLLISAEQKTNPRIMATIGNLDLVPADRRVGGNGASYLMAPFTHVSIDRPSRFTDGTYGVLYAGDAFETALFETIHHHARFMARTVEAPGWTSQFREIILSVSADFHDLRSLAAGDPALDPDNYAASQALAVALKGDGAEGVVYPSIRHSGGECVGLFYPDCASDPTQGRHLDYHWDGTGVDLVRDAGTGAVFRVVDTD, encoded by the coding sequence GTGATTGATCCCAAGGCGATTCCGGTTGCCCAGGTCGAGTGGAAAGGTGCTGTACGGATTATCCGCAGTGCCTTTCCACCGATCGACCTGTTCGAAGATATCGCAGACCCCGCAGATTGGCCACTGCTGATCTCTGCCGAGCAAAAAACCAATCCCCGCATCATGGCGACGATCGGCAATCTCGATCTAGTACCTGCTGACCGCCGGGTAGGGGGCAACGGCGCATCCTATCTGATGGCCCCGTTCACGCATGTCAGCATTGACCGGCCTAGTCGCTTCACCGATGGGACCTACGGCGTCCTATACGCGGGGGATGCATTCGAAACTGCGCTGTTCGAGACAATCCATCACCATGCCCGCTTCATGGCTCGCACTGTAGAAGCGCCAGGCTGGACCTCACAGTTCCGTGAGATCATCCTTTCGGTAAGCGCCGATTTTCACGATCTCAGGAGCCTTGCCGCAGGCGATCCCGCGCTTGATCCCGACAACTATGCTGCATCGCAAGCTCTCGCTGTTGCGCTCAAAGGGGACGGGGCCGAAGGTGTTGTCTATCCGAGCATCCGGCATTCGGGTGGTGAGTGTGTCGGATTGTTCTACCCGGATTGTGCATCCGACCCCACTCAGGGACGTCACCTCGACTACCACTGGGATGGAACGGGTGTCGATCTGGTTCGAGACGCGGGAACAGGTGCCGTGTTTCGAGTGGTGGACACTGACTGA
- a CDS encoding MbcA/ParS/Xre antitoxin family protein, translated as MLALQPVDTVPHPFRPDPITQEEASAMFRAVLNLFGKWELTDEQAATLLDMPVRSYRRWKAEGAGRVSRDGAARLSNLMGIHKALRIIFSEAQRGYAWIKAGNAAFAGASALDVMLGGELTDIMRVRRYLDAERGAW; from the coding sequence ATGTTGGCACTGCAACCCGTTGATACCGTCCCCCACCCCTTCCGGCCCGATCCTATAACTCAGGAGGAAGCATCGGCGATGTTTCGCGCCGTGCTGAACTTGTTCGGCAAATGGGAACTCACAGACGAGCAGGCAGCGACTCTGCTCGACATGCCGGTTCGCTCCTACCGGCGATGGAAGGCTGAGGGTGCGGGCCGTGTCTCGCGCGATGGAGCGGCGCGGCTCTCCAACCTGATGGGTATCCACAAGGCGCTGAGGATCATCTTTTCCGAAGCCCAACGTGGCTACGCCTGGATCAAGGCAGGTAACGCCGCCTTTGCCGGAGCGAGTGCGCTCGACGTCATGCTTGGCGGCGAACTGACCGATATCATGCGGGTGCGTCGCTATCTTGATGCCGAACGTGGTGCCTGGTGA